A genomic segment from Nicotiana tabacum cultivar K326 chromosome 9, ASM71507v2, whole genome shotgun sequence encodes:
- the LOC142164320 gene encoding uncharacterized protein LOC142164320 — translation MTGYAKMMKDLMSRKFDFQELATVTLRQTCSDIVMRPIAEKLSNPGSFTIPYTIGNYAFAKALCDLGASINLIPLAIYKRLGIGRARPTSILLQLADRTVKRPSGILDDILV, via the coding sequence ATGactggttatgcaaaaatgatgaaggacttgatgtctcgtAAGTTCGACTTTCAAGAGTTGGCCACGGTTACACTGAGGCAGACATGTAGTGACATTGTGATGAGACCCATAGCTGAGAAGTTGTCTAacccagggagtttcacaatcccatACACAATAGGCAACTATGCGTTTGCTAAGGCACTTTGCgatttgggggcaagcataaaCTTGATTCCCCTGGCTATctacaaaaggttaggcattggaagagctagacccacgtcCATATTACTACAGCTAGCTGACCGGACAGTGAAGAGACCCTCTGGTATCCttgatgatatattagtataG